A region from the Nocardioides coralli genome encodes:
- a CDS encoding FecCD family ABC transporter permease, whose translation MTATLAPGPALEAAAPQRRPAPVRLAWVALTIAVLVLAGLASVAFGVRAVSWSEIVAGIGGGEATIAEAAVQKRVPRTVLAMVVGAALGLAGAVMQGVTRNPLADPGILGVTTGASLAVVTGIAFFGLSSPDGFIWVAVGGAAVAAVLVYAVGSPGRGGATPLKLALAGAACSAAFASLISAILLPRIDVMNAFRFWQIGGVGGASTEKTLQVLPFLVVGALISIGSARGLNSLALGDDLAAGLGQRVATTRLLAAAGAILLCGAATAVAGPIAFVGLAVPHVCRLLVGVDHRWLLPFSTLVGALLLTSADVIGRLVARPAEVDVGIITALVGAPVFIWIVRRQKVRSL comes from the coding sequence GTGACCGCCACGCTGGCACCAGGACCGGCGCTGGAGGCCGCTGCCCCGCAGCGGCGTCCGGCGCCGGTCCGGCTCGCGTGGGTGGCCCTGACGATCGCCGTCCTGGTGCTCGCCGGCCTGGCGTCCGTGGCCTTCGGCGTCCGGGCCGTCAGCTGGTCGGAGATCGTCGCCGGCATCGGCGGCGGTGAGGCGACCATCGCCGAGGCCGCCGTCCAGAAGCGTGTCCCCCGCACCGTGCTGGCGATGGTCGTCGGCGCCGCCCTCGGGCTGGCCGGCGCCGTCATGCAGGGCGTCACGCGCAACCCGCTCGCCGACCCGGGCATCCTCGGCGTCACGACGGGTGCCTCGCTGGCGGTCGTCACCGGCATCGCCTTCTTCGGCCTCTCCTCCCCCGACGGCTTCATCTGGGTCGCCGTCGGCGGAGCGGCCGTCGCCGCCGTCCTCGTGTACGCCGTCGGGTCGCCGGGCCGGGGCGGCGCGACCCCGCTCAAGCTGGCGCTCGCTGGCGCCGCCTGCTCCGCGGCGTTCGCCTCCCTGATCAGCGCCATCCTGCTGCCCCGCATCGACGTCATGAACGCCTTCCGCTTCTGGCAGATCGGCGGCGTCGGGGGCGCCAGCACCGAGAAGACGCTGCAGGTGCTGCCGTTCCTCGTGGTCGGTGCCCTCATCAGCATCGGCAGTGCCCGCGGCCTCAACTCGCTGGCCCTCGGCGACGACCTGGCGGCCGGCCTCGGCCAGCGGGTCGCGACGACCCGGCTGCTGGCAGCGGCCGGAGCCATCCTGCTGTGTGGCGCCGCGACGGCCGTGGCCGGACCGATCGCCTTCGTGGGCCTGGCGGTCCCTCACGTGTGTCGACTCCTCGTCGGGGTCGACCACCGCTGGCTGCTGCCCTTCTCGACGTTGGTGGGTGCGCTGCTCCTGACCAGTGCCGACGTGATCGGCCGGCTGGTCGCGCGGCCGGCCGAGGTCGACGTCGGGATCATCACCGCGCTGGTCGGTGCCCCCGTCTTCATCTGGATCGTCCGTCGCCAGAAGGTGCGTTCACTGTGA
- a CDS encoding FecCD family ABC transporter permease — protein MSLTVTSPTGPAVPGESVGTGRRRRQRRRRAITLALLAAVLVVLAVSLMVGNTFYGPAEVVRVVLGEVVPGASFTVGELRLPRAVLAVLAGAAFGLGGVTFQTMLRNPLAAPDVIGISAGASAAAVIGIVVLGVDEARVSLLAITAALATALTIYVLSFRDGVVGTRLILIGIGIAAMLDSVVAYVIIRAAVWDLQTAMRWLTGSLNNASWDQVLPLAVAVAVTGPMLLTQARNLDLLRLGDDAAAAVGVRVERTRLLAILTAVALVAFGTAAAGPIAFVAFLSGPIAARLVGPGGSLMVPAALTGSLLVLCADLAGQFAFDARYPVGVITGVLGAPYLVYLLIRTNRAGGSL, from the coding sequence GTGAGCCTGACCGTCACGTCCCCGACCGGACCCGCCGTCCCCGGCGAGAGCGTCGGCACCGGTCGCCGGCGGCGACAGCGACGACGACGGGCGATCACCCTCGCCCTGCTGGCCGCCGTGCTCGTCGTCCTCGCCGTCTCGCTGATGGTGGGCAACACCTTCTACGGCCCGGCCGAGGTCGTGCGGGTCGTCCTCGGCGAGGTCGTCCCCGGAGCGTCCTTCACCGTGGGCGAGCTGCGGCTGCCGCGGGCCGTCCTGGCGGTGCTGGCGGGGGCAGCGTTCGGCCTCGGCGGCGTCACCTTCCAGACCATGCTCCGCAACCCGCTGGCGGCGCCCGACGTGATCGGCATCAGCGCCGGCGCGAGCGCCGCGGCCGTCATCGGCATCGTGGTGCTCGGCGTCGACGAGGCCCGGGTCTCGCTGCTCGCGATCACGGCAGCGCTGGCGACCGCGCTGACGATCTACGTGCTGTCGTTCCGCGACGGTGTCGTCGGTACCCGGCTGATCCTCATCGGCATCGGCATCGCCGCGATGCTCGACAGCGTGGTCGCCTACGTCATCATCCGGGCCGCGGTCTGGGACCTGCAGACCGCGATGCGGTGGCTGACCGGCAGCCTCAACAACGCCAGCTGGGACCAGGTGCTGCCCCTCGCCGTCGCCGTCGCCGTGACGGGACCGATGCTGCTGACGCAGGCGCGCAACCTGGACCTGCTGCGGCTCGGCGACGACGCCGCAGCCGCTGTCGGCGTCCGCGTCGAGCGGACCCGGCTGCTGGCGATCCTCACCGCGGTCGCCCTCGTCGCCTTCGGCACGGCGGCGGCCGGTCCGATCGCCTTCGTGGCCTTCCTGTCCGGACCGATCGCAGCCCGGCTGGTGGGCCCCGGCGGGTCGCTGATGGTGCCGGCGGCACTCACCGGCTCGCTGCTGGTCCTGTGCGCCGACCTCGCGGGGCAGTTCGCCTTCGACGCCCGCTATCCGGTGGGTGTCATCACCGGGGTGCTCGGTGCGCCCTATCTCGTCTACCTGCTGATCCGCACCAACCGCGCGGGAGGTTCCCTGTGA
- a CDS encoding ABC transporter ATP-binding protein has translation MTDTHTLVVDGATLGYGERTVVESMDLVVPPGRITAIVGANACGKSTLLRAMARLLAPREGQVVLDGKQLHRLPTKQVARVLGLLPQSPIAPEGIAVADLVSRGRHPYQRMLSRWTPEDEAAVVEALRLTDTTELADRPVDELSGGQRQRTWIAMALAQQTDILLLDEPTTFLDVSHQVDVLDLLTDLNRRRGTTIVMVLHDLNLAARYADHLIAISHGRLHAVGEPGDVLTAEVVRDVFGMESQVISDPVSGKPLVLPIGRHHAGHHAGDHRLAGAVDQDRMATPRRQ, from the coding sequence GTGACCGACACCCACACCCTCGTCGTCGACGGAGCGACGCTCGGCTACGGCGAGCGCACCGTCGTCGAGTCGATGGACCTCGTCGTCCCTCCCGGTCGGATCACCGCGATCGTCGGCGCCAATGCCTGCGGCAAGTCGACCCTGCTGCGGGCGATGGCCCGGCTGCTGGCTCCGCGTGAGGGGCAGGTGGTGCTCGACGGCAAACAGCTGCACCGGCTGCCGACCAAGCAGGTGGCGCGGGTGCTCGGCCTGCTGCCGCAGTCGCCGATCGCGCCCGAGGGGATCGCCGTCGCCGACCTGGTCTCACGCGGACGACACCCCTACCAGCGGATGTTGTCGCGGTGGACGCCCGAGGACGAGGCGGCGGTCGTCGAGGCGCTGCGGCTCACCGATACCACGGAGCTGGCCGACCGGCCGGTCGACGAGCTCTCCGGAGGTCAGCGCCAGCGCACGTGGATCGCGATGGCGCTCGCGCAGCAGACCGACATCCTGCTCCTCGACGAGCCCACGACCTTCCTCGACGTGAGCCACCAGGTCGACGTCCTCGACCTGCTCACCGACCTCAACCGGCGGCGCGGCACCACCATCGTGATGGTGCTCCACGACCTCAACCTCGCGGCCCGGTACGCCGACCACCTGATCGCGATCTCCCACGGGCGGCTGCACGCGGTGGGCGAGCCGGGCGACGTCCTGACGGCCGAGGTGGTGCGCGACGTGTTCGGCATGGAGAGCCAGGTCATCAGCGACCCGGTCTCGGGCAAGCCGCTGGTGCTGCCGATCGGCCGCCACCACGCCGGCCACCACGCCGGGGACCACCGCCTCGCGGGCGCGGTGGATCAGGACCGCATGGCGACGCCGCGGCGCCAGTAG
- a CDS encoding siderophore-interacting protein encodes MTTTTHALPMILDEVEVVSVERLSPTFLRVELGAPVLADFGVDGPVYDQRIKLVLPNDHGTLPSFEDADESWFTTWLDIPPAERGHMRTYTIREVRGTGSGTTLVVDFALHVDGGDTGPGSDWAARARVGDRVVLVAPRSGQFFGGIEFVPGEAERLLLVGDETAVPAICSILGCLPADATGAAFLEVPVGDDVLGVDAPAGVDVVWLPRDGAPLGERLHAAVVEHLGESAGAAPAVEDAEVDPDLWETPTYSSSGEQLAEDVSAASPYAGLYAWIAGESKVVTGLRRHLVTELGIDRRQVAFMGYWRRGVAMRS; translated from the coding sequence ATGACGACGACCACCCACGCCCTGCCGATGATCCTCGACGAGGTCGAGGTCGTGTCCGTCGAACGGCTCTCGCCGACCTTCCTGCGGGTCGAGCTCGGGGCACCGGTGCTCGCCGACTTCGGGGTCGACGGGCCGGTGTACGACCAGCGCATCAAGCTGGTCCTCCCCAACGACCACGGCACGCTCCCGTCCTTCGAGGACGCCGACGAGTCGTGGTTCACCACCTGGCTCGACATCCCCCCGGCGGAGCGCGGCCACATGCGCACCTACACGATCCGTGAGGTGCGCGGCACCGGCAGCGGCACCACCCTCGTCGTGGACTTCGCGCTCCACGTCGACGGGGGCGACACCGGCCCGGGCTCGGACTGGGCTGCGCGGGCACGCGTGGGCGACCGCGTGGTGCTCGTCGCGCCCCGGAGCGGCCAGTTCTTCGGCGGCATCGAGTTCGTGCCGGGCGAGGCCGAGCGGCTGCTGCTGGTGGGCGACGAGACCGCCGTGCCGGCCATCTGCTCCATCCTCGGCTGCCTGCCAGCCGACGCCACGGGGGCGGCGTTCCTGGAGGTCCCGGTCGGCGACGACGTCCTCGGCGTCGATGCGCCCGCCGGGGTCGACGTGGTCTGGCTCCCGCGCGACGGCGCGCCACTCGGCGAGCGGCTGCACGCCGCGGTGGTCGAGCACCTCGGCGAGTCGGCGGGCGCGGCGCCAGCCGTCGAGGATGCGGAGGTCGACCCCGACCTCTGGGAGACCCCGACCTACTCCTCCTCGGGCGAGCAGCTCGCAGAGGACGTTTCCGCGGCCTCGCCGTACGCCGGGCTCTACGCCTGGATCGCGGGGGAGTCGAAGGTCGTCACCGGGTTGCGCCGCCACCTCGTGACGGAGCTCGGCATCGACCGCCGCCAGGTCGCCTTCATGGGCTACTGGCGCCGCGGCGTCGCCATGCGGTCCTGA
- the dcd gene encoding dCTP deaminase, whose amino-acid sequence MLLSDRDILAEIDAGRITMEPWEPAMMQPSSIDVRLDRYFRVFENHRYPHIDPAADQSDLTRIVEPEGEEPFILHPGEFVLGSTYEVVTLPDDVAARVEGKSSLGRLGLLTHATAGFVDPGFSGHVTLELANVATLPIKLYPGMKIGQFCFFRLSSASEHPYGSAKYGSRYQGQRGPTPSRSFQNFHRTSI is encoded by the coding sequence GTGCTGCTGAGCGACCGCGACATCCTCGCCGAGATCGACGCCGGGCGGATCACCATGGAGCCCTGGGAACCCGCGATGATGCAGCCGTCGTCGATCGACGTGCGGCTGGACCGCTACTTCCGGGTCTTCGAGAACCACCGCTACCCCCACATCGACCCGGCCGCCGACCAGTCCGACCTGACGCGCATCGTCGAGCCGGAGGGCGAGGAGCCCTTCATCCTGCACCCGGGTGAGTTCGTGCTGGGCTCGACGTACGAGGTCGTGACGCTGCCCGACGACGTCGCGGCGCGTGTCGAGGGCAAGTCCTCGCTGGGACGCCTGGGGCTGCTCACCCACGCGACCGCCGGCTTCGTCGACCCGGGGTTCTCCGGGCACGTCACCCTGGAGCTGGCGAACGTCGCCACGCTGCCGATCAAGCTCTACCCGGGCATGAAGATCGGGCAGTTCTGCTTCTTCCGGCTCTCATCGGCCTCCGAGCACCCCTACGGCTCGGCGAAGTACGGCTCCCGCTACCAGGGCCAGCGCGGCCCCACGCCGTCGCGCTCGTTCCAGAACTTCCACCGCACCTCGATCTGA
- a CDS encoding C39 family peptidase produces the protein MSRTPSFLPSYAELRGRDRAALAAAAALVLIVTGALFVPAGDDPGDGLAPTTAREYVALDSAPGRGVLTPEAEAEIDRVLATAPARLSARVAPTALARDLVRCAEFEDQQYCLGVGWTEVTPQQAAGRALARPTRPGGETTGDLATADLLAQRAALPTAERIAVERAELEEAARSVAKVVLLRHQLLGEPLPEGFLERHPEARASASTPTSPRKKNKLIKDYPQRSKILNSRQMREQHTTYWCGPTTMQAIAWGWQGRKRTQRHWARQLGTTTSGTAISDIVRLVNRDTGYDRKKYAGTYIVLDISDWNFHRWLLLQMRHIHDYRAPVVLHPMLLKKYYPYLDDDASGHFQVGRGYDKRGDKPPHIGYFEPWNQQRFDPSEPYIRRVQWRDAYKSYRANRAHPHQNIGV, from the coding sequence ATGTCTCGGACACCCTCGTTCCTGCCCTCCTACGCCGAGCTCCGCGGCCGTGACCGCGCCGCCCTCGCGGCCGCCGCCGCCCTGGTCCTGATCGTCACCGGAGCGCTGTTCGTGCCAGCCGGCGACGACCCCGGCGACGGTCTCGCGCCCACCACGGCTCGCGAGTACGTCGCCCTCGACTCGGCCCCGGGGCGTGGGGTGCTCACGCCGGAGGCGGAGGCGGAGATCGACCGCGTCCTCGCCACCGCTCCTGCCCGGCTGAGCGCCCGGGTGGCCCCGACTGCCCTGGCCCGCGACCTGGTGCGGTGCGCGGAGTTCGAGGACCAGCAGTACTGCCTCGGCGTCGGCTGGACCGAGGTGACTCCGCAGCAGGCCGCAGGCCGTGCCCTCGCCCGCCCGACCCGCCCCGGTGGCGAGACCACGGGCGACCTCGCCACCGCCGACCTGCTGGCGCAGCGCGCGGCCCTCCCGACCGCGGAGCGGATTGCCGTGGAGCGTGCCGAGCTCGAGGAGGCGGCGCGGTCGGTGGCCAAGGTCGTGCTGCTGCGCCACCAGCTGCTCGGCGAGCCGCTCCCCGAGGGCTTCCTCGAGCGCCACCCCGAGGCGCGGGCGAGCGCCAGCACCCCCACCTCCCCGAGGAAGAAGAACAAGCTGATCAAGGACTACCCGCAGCGGTCCAAGATCCTGAACTCCCGGCAGATGCGCGAGCAGCACACCACCTACTGGTGCGGCCCGACCACGATGCAGGCCATCGCGTGGGGGTGGCAGGGCCGGAAGAGGACACAGCGCCACTGGGCCCGCCAGCTCGGCACCACCACGAGCGGCACGGCCATCTCCGACATCGTGCGCCTCGTCAACCGGGACACCGGCTACGACCGGAAGAAGTACGCCGGCACCTACATCGTCCTCGACATCTCCGACTGGAACTTCCACCGGTGGCTCCTGCTGCAGATGCGACACATCCACGACTACCGGGCGCCGGTCGTGCTCCACCCGATGCTGCTGAAGAAGTACTACCCCTACCTCGACGACGATGCCTCGGGGCACTTCCAGGTCGGCCGTGGTTACGACAAGCGCGGTGACAAGCCGCCCCACATCGGCTACTTCGAGCCGTGGAACCAGCAGCGCTTCGACCCCTCGGAGCCCTACATCCGCCGGGTGCAGTGGCGCGACGCCTACAAGAGCTACCGCGCCAACCGAGCTCACCCGCACCAGAACATCGGGGTCTGA